The DNA region AGTGCTATGGGATGGTCTGGGTTGTTATATTACTGGTGCAGCAGTGCTATGGGATGGTCTGGGTTGTTATATTACTGGTGCAACAGTGCTATGGGATGGCCTGGGTTGTTATATTACTGGTGCAGCAGTTTCATGGGATGGTCTGGGTTGTTATATTACTGGTGCAACAGTGCTATGGGATGGTCTGGGTTGTTACGTTACTGGTGCAGCAGTGCTATGGGATGGTCTGGGTTGTTATATTACTGGTGCAACAGTGCTATGGGATGGTCTGGGTTGTTATATTACTGGTGCAGCAGTGCTGTGGGATGGTCTGGGTTGTTATATTACTGGTGCAACAGTGTTATGGGATGGTCTGGGTTGTTACGTTACTGGTGCAGCAGTGCTATGGGATGGTCTGGGTTGTTATATTACTGGTGCAACAGTGCTATGGGATGGCCTGGGTTGTTATATTACTGGTGCAGCAGTGCTGTGGGATGGCCTGGGTTGTTATATTACTGGTGCAGCAGTGCTGTGGGATGGCCTGGGTTGTTATATTACTGGTGCAGCAGTGCTGTGGGATGGCCTGGGTTGTTATATTACTGGTGCAGCAGTGCTGTGGGATGGCCTGGGTTGTTATATTACTGGTGCAGCAGTGCTATGGGATGGTCTGGGTTGTTATATTACTGGTGCAGCAGTGCTATGGGATGGCCTGGGTTGTTATATTACTGGTGCAGCAGTGCTATGGGATGGTCTGGGTTGTTATATTACTGGTGCAACAGTGCTATGGGATGGCCTGGGTTGTTATATTACTGGTGCAACAGTGCTATGGGATGGTCTGGGTTGTTATATTACTGGTGCAGCAGTGCTGTGGGATGGTCTGGGTTGTTATATTACTGGTGCAACAGTGCTATGGGATGGTCTGGGTTGTTATATTACTGGTACAGCAGTGCTGTGGGATGGCCTGGGTTGTTATATTACTGGTGCAACAGTGCTATGCGATGGTCTGGGTTGTTATATTACTGGTGCAGCAGTGCTGTGGGATGGCCTGGGTTGTTATATTACTGGTGCAGCAGTGCTGTGGGATGGCCTGGGTTGTTATATTACTGGTGCAGCAGTGCTGTGGGATGGCCTGGGTTGTTATATTACTGGTGCAGCAGTGCTATGGGATTGCCTGGGTTGTTATATTACTGGTGCAACAGTGCTATGGGATGGCCTGGGTTGTTATATTACTGGTGCAGCAGTTTTATGGGATGGTCTGGGTTGTTATATTACTGGTGCAGCAGTGCTATGGGATGGCCTGGGTTGTTACATTACTGGTGCAGCAGTGCTATGGGATGGTCTGGGTTGTTATATTACTGGTGCAACAGTGCTATGGGATGGCCTGGGTTGTTATATTACTGGTGCAGCAGTGCTATGGGATGGTCTGGGTTGTTATATTACTGGTGCAACAGTGCTATGGGATGGTCTGGGTTGTTATATTACTGGTGCAGCAGTGCTGTGGGATGGTCTGGGTTGTTATATTACTGGTGCAGCAGTGCTATGGGATGGCCTGGGTTGTTATATTACTGGTGCAACAGTGCTATGGGATGGTCTGGGTTGTTATATTACTGGTGCAGCAGTGCTGTGGGATGGCCTGGGTTGTTATATTACTGGTGCAGCAGTGCTGTGGGATGGCCTGGGTTGTGGCCCCTGAACCCAGAGACACAAATTTCACTGGGATTTACCTGCTGTCGCACCACCAATTAGCAGCACTGggagtctgcatcccaaatggcaccctgttccctgtatggTGCACCACTTCTGACCATGGcccaatatagggaatagggtgacatttggcccaatatagggaatagggtgccatttggcatgcaCATAGAGTCTGAGAAAGGAAGTAGATCAGGGGAAGTAGGAAAAAGAGGTGGCTGGATAGTAGGTCATATCCAACGTTTACACCAGTTAAACTTAAGCTTAGACACAGAAAAACCCACCTCACCAACAACAGCATGTTTATATTACTGTCACTTTCACTAATTAAAATTCAGATTTTTGCATGTCAGCAGACCTGATAAGCTAATAAGTGTATTATAGAAAAGTAATTGGATAAATAATGCACATACTTCACTGTGACACTTTGCAGTTCCTGTGAAATTTGAGTAAATTAAATGCAGAAAAATGAGATGGGaaccaaaaacacagagaaaatTTGATGTAATTGCAATGATGTAATTCTAAGGCTTTTCAACTGGTGCGGCAGGGGAAGGTTGTACTTTTGTACCTCATTCTTGCAGCCTATGGGGTCATTTACTCTGAAATCAAAAACATACAACTGTATTTTGTCTCTCTCTGAACTCCATCATTATTAACTGACTTGATAGAAGAGAATGCTTATTCAAAGCAAGCACCAAATTGTCAGTTTGAAAGCCAAAGACGCTAGATAGAACTCTAGTCTCAATTATAAAGAATGTGAGGGTTAACATGAAGACTAGATACAACCAGTAATATTATAAGCCGACAGTAGCCTAGGCATTTAGCTCATCCCCATTCTGGGTGGATTACATGTGCGTTAGCAAGATGTGTATTAGACTGTGCCTTTAGATTTAATTCAGGTTAATCTGACTATACCCTCACAGGAAACAAGGACTTAGCTATATACACTACCTGTAACAGTTTAAGCTTAATGCTGTTAAATACAGTATACAATATTGAATACACTAAATACAATACAGTGAATTCAAGGCAAACAGTCATATTTCTAATGAAACCTTTCCCTGCTGCGTAATACAATAGCTAAAAGACACTGCACTCTGGAAGGTATGTAAGGTCCCTCACCATCTTGAAGTAGAGACATGTCAGTCGTTCTTCACCAGAACTCATTTGTGGAagtaagtttgatttgatttaatttgaagtTGCAGCTTTCCTCCACCTGTCAAACATCTCGACCTAGCCCTATCTCAGATATTTCTGGAGACAGCATCCCCTATTATTCTCATCTTGTGACAGTCCCCTAGTTGTTATATTTAGTTATAGCTATGAGGCTGAATTGACATATTTCTCTCTCCCATACATTGCCTTCTCAACCTAATGAAATGGCACCATTTGTTCCTACTGTAGGGCACTGTTTACACTTTTCATAATTTATCATCACACGATCACAGCTCCACAAACCCGAGGGTTCATTGGAGAATCACATTATGTACATTACATGTTAAGGGTAAAATCTGATATCACAGCATCATATTCCAGTTTGATTATTTTAAAACTCCTGAGGCAAACTTGGTTAATCCCGTCATTGTTAATGAAGCATGTTTAATATAATAATGAAATTAGGCATGGCAAGGAAAGTGAAAAGCGCCCGCTTCCCATCCAATGTGTGAGGCCTGACAGCTTTGGATAATCTCATTTGCTAAGCATAATTTAAAATGTTTTGTGTGATTTTCTCTAATGCGTACTGTCTTTCCTCAAGGGCAAGAACATGCTGAACTTCTTGGACAGTTTATAGCTGATGGTAGCTACAACAGTCACCAATGCTATCCATCTACAGAAGTTAAAAGAATTTGAGAACATTCCAGATGCAATATTAAAATACACATCAACATAATACATCTATgtaatacatacatacagtgtacatacatactgtacgtaCAATATAAGTATTGTGGACCATGGACCCCTTTTTTTTACCACCCTGTGCTTTTAACTTGAAAATTCATTGCTTTGAACTATTGGTCACTAAGGTGACCCACAATTGTCATCAGCATGCGATTCTTCCTTCTATCTGGTAAAATAACACATCTGCTCAAAAAAAGTGTGAACAGATTAACAGTTCTTTGTCTATTAACAAAACATCATTgataaaacaaacaaataaactgCTTGGCTGTCTATACAATCTGCAAACATTTAGGAGACAACTAGGCTACATAAAACTAGTTTGATTGGCTGATTTGTCGTAAGGGATTCCATTAATGGGACACTGTGTGAAATCCTCTGGTCTTATCAGCTACACCTTTCAATTACTCCAGTTGGCTATAAACCTGTTTTGttttctctctatcccttcaGCCAGCATAATTCTAATGGACATTCAGATTTACACATTAAGTTTGCATTATTACCATAAAAGTGTTTACTTCAGtccatttcatttttttttttttttctggaaATAATATTTGGGCTCTGAATATATGGAACTCAATATAGATCATACAGTAGAGGTATTTCATATGTACATTATATTAATCTATATCTAACCCTCTTCCATCATGACAAAAACTATTTTGGAGATGACATAATGGTGCTGAAAATACACTCTTATGTGGGTTAACCTATCTGGggtttgtcatgttttgtgtggattcCCCAGTAACTgcctgtctctgttgtgtttcAGAGAGAACAAGTATGTTGTCATCTTTCATCGGCCCCATGAAGTTTAGAGATATTGGGACAACAACATCAAGAGACCATGGAGACACTTCAAgtaatttatttatatatttcccTTTCCATGCTATTCACTCACACCACATTTCAATCAGAGTAGCACACCAGCAATGTATCAGTTTATCAATTCTAAAAACTTTAACAAGAGCAAGGTATTGTGATTCATTTGAAAACAGCATCACATTTTGTAAAAGCAGTATATTTCAGGTCATCTCACCCCCGTAACCTTTTGCTAAGCTCTCCCATGTCCAGTAGTTTCCTTTTTTTGAAAATCTCATCAACCAAATGTGACAAATCATAAAGGTTTCCTCAACTATGTTTGTTCTGGACTTGATTTGGGAACAGGTACCAGCAGCGTTGAGGTGAAGGAGAACCGCGACAGCAGAAACCAAGTGGACTATTCCACCATACTACAACTTGGACATCATCCATCATCAGCTCTTTGCACTGACATCTCCAAAAGAAAGACGACAGTGGACTGTACCATGGTACCTGCACATCATCCATCAGCTCTTTACACTGACATCTCCAGAGGGCTCTCCAGGACTACTGCTCTACAGAGGAAGCAGCCATTGGTAGAAGGAAAAGACAGGCTTCTCTACGAACTCCAATTGATCTGTAAGAGGACGGCCCATTGTCTCACGTCAGATAGCGCCACGACTCCGTCTGCACGGTGGGTTGGGGGACGAGCGTCGCGTGGGAGTGATGCCACCTGTCAGAAGACAATGATGACTTCCTGGTCTGTCACAAAGAAGAATGCCCTGGTGCATTTGAATGAGCTGAGACCAGGTCTACAGTATGAGATAGTGTCTCAGACAGGGCCAGTTCACGCCCCTGTGTTCGCTGTAGGAGTAGAGGTCAACGGTCTCAGGTTCGAGGGCCGAGGCCCCACCAAGAAGAAGGCTAAGATGAGGGCAGCAGAGCTTGCTCTTAGGTCCTTCATCCAGTTCCCCAACGCCCATCAGGCTCACATCACCATGGGAAACCTCAACTTCATCAACACCACAGCAGCAACAGACTTCACCTCAGATCAGGCCGATCTCGTCCCCGACACGCTCTTCAAGGAGTTTCAGCCAGAAGCACAGGAAGACCAAATCTTTAATCACAGAACAGGGGGAAAGGAGTTGCAGTTCGAGGAACCACCAGCACAAGCACAACTCTACAGAACAGTGAAAAAGGGACAGGAGTTGCTCTCCAGTATCTGTAACCATGGGAGACTAGTGCGCCTGACCCTTGACCTGATGTCCTCAGACAATCAGAAGAGGCAGAGGATCGGTTCCGCTATCGTCGGGGAACTGAGGCCTGTGGCTCTGCTCAATGAGTTAATGCCAGGCTTGAGGTACGTCTgcctgacagagagaaagaaaggcagGCCGATCAGGAGCTTTGTGATGGCAGTACGGGTGGATGGAAGGGTATTTGAGGGCTGTGGGCGCAGTAAGAGGCTGGCTAAAGCCGAGGCAGCAGCCTCAGCCCTACAGGACCTGTTTAACATCAGTCTGGGTCCTGAGAGGAGCATCAGCAATACTGCCagctgggccaaatgtgcacaGCTACCTCAGGTGAGTACCATTActaacttaaagggatacttcgggaggccctttatctacttccctagAGTCAGATTAActagtagatacccatagacttcctgtcattgcgctaacgctagttaacattggctcgcaaaactacctctaacttccttcatactggatgcagagacataacaattatatccacaagttcatctgactctggggaagtagataaagggccaaTTGAACCACTTTAAGGGTTCTAAGCTGGAAGGGAAATTATACTATTTTATATTGCTATGGGAAGTTAGAATTGTTAATCTTAAGTTATTTTGCAATCGTGGTCAAGCCTGTATATTCAATTTTGACTGATATTCAGTATTTTCTAAAATAAATATAATGTTGAGAGATACAGTGTTTACATTTGCTGTAAGTTGGATATAACAATCACAGTGCATTACATTTTTTATGCCTCGATTTCATTCACATCCTCTTTGAAGTACCCAGGTTGAACAGGGTTATTGGACATATCCTGTCCTTTGACTATATAGCTGCAGTATGAGCATCCATCCCATCTTTTAAATGGTCCTACTGAATTTGTCTGAGGTGCTCTGACTGCCACCAAATGGAGTGCACCATATCAATATGCCTTCCATGTCCAGGAGCCTGAGGACTAACGATGTCCTGTCCTGCATGCCCAACCACAGCAGCTAAACAACCCTGTTATGTCTGTCTGGCCTCAGAAAAGCTGCACCTCTTGTCATCTTTTTCTGCTATGCACACATACAAAAATACAATAGtacactatggtataaatactatggtattcaccatagtgtttttgcagactttactgtagtattcactgtaaaTCTGcagaaacactacagtgaatactatagtatttactgtagtatactgtagtatttacagttaactatagtataaatactatagtaaaagaactgtagtatatactaaAGTAATTAATGTAGTACTTTTGCAgattgcagtatactgtagtatttactgtagtgtttttgctgaaTGTAATCTAGTGTAGTATTTAATGTGGTGTTTTtacagacattactgtagtatttactacagtgtttttgttttattatctttgacatagaagtggaggctttctccttGAGTATACTCAAAAAGCTAATTTTCCTAAAcctgtgtttttgcagacattactgtagtatttactacagtgtttttTTGCGGATAAAACTGTAGTATTCTACTACTACAACATTCTGTAGTAAGTACTATACATGATCGAGCGATACTTCAGTGTGTACTACAGTGTATTACAGAATTCTATactaaactgtagtattttttcatCTGTGTGCTTTCAGAATGTATGTCGATTTGTCCCAGACGTTTAGTTCCATGAGTGTGACATGTCAATGGAAAGGAAGGCAAGCTTTACCATGGCTGATGGAGAGTTTGTCCACAAGACATAGGCTCTTGTTTGGCTACTAGCAGACAAACTGTCTCTTCTCAAATAGTCTTTCCTTGATTCCTTGCATCctatctcctcatctccttctcaaaCGTATTGGAGGAGAAGATCTAAAATCCCTCCCTTCTGAACTTCTTCTCCAatttgagaaggaggtgaggagagaggatgcaagGAATTGAGGAAAAATTACTTAAGAAATTAAATCagactttatttgtcacatgcgccgaatacaagtgtagactttaccgtgaaatgcttacaagcccttaaccaacagtgcagttcaagaggaagaaaatatttaccaagtagactaaaataaaaagtaagtataaaaagtaacacaataagaataacgaggctatgtacagggggcaccggtactgagtcagtgtgcaggaGTTCAGGCTAGTTGatgtaatctgtacatgtaggtgggggcgaagtgactatgcataggtaacaaacaaacagcgagtagcagcagtgtacaaaaggagggggggggtcaatgtaaattgtccagtggcgattttatgaattgttcagcagtctaatggcttgggagtagaagctgttgaggagccttttggtcctagacttggcgctccggtaccgcttgccgtgcggtagcagagaaaacagtctatgacttgggtgactggagtctctgacaattttatgggctttcctctgacaccatctattatataggtcctggatggcagggagcttggccccaatgaAGTACTGGGCTGttggcactaccctctgtagcgccttacagtcagatgccgagcagttgccataccaggcagtgatgtaaccgTTCAGGATGGCATCACCTGGGTTTTTGGACACATCCTGGGTTTTTCCTGATCCCTAGCCCTCCAAAAAGTGCCTCAAAGTCAGGCATCTAGCTAGACACCTTAATGAACATTATCATCACAGCCTATTAGTGATCAAGGAGGAGCCCCAGACTGAAGGAGATTGAAATTAAGAGCGGGAGGTGTGAAGAGCATATTAATCTGACAGATAATTATTTAACACGCTCATTATGCATCATTACACATGACCTTGTGCATCCCCATTTAGACAACATATTTCCTTTCCATTCATCTCTCCAAGCTTGATATCAGGGGATGGGTGGGACGATAACTTGAATTATTATGTATTGTATGAATTATGTAAATTATGTGGATGAGTTAGCCTCTTAATTATTATTGGTAATCAACTAGCTACTAAACATTGTCAATATCTCATTATTCTGAGATATACTTAGCATATAATACTCATGTAATAATGTATGTCCAGTAtgtctcccgagtggcacagcggtctaaggcactgcatctcagtcaccacagtccctggtttgaatcgaggctgcatcacatctggctgtgattgagagtcccatagggtggcgccctattggcccagcgttgtccggggtaggccatcattgtaagtaagaatttgttcttaatagggtaccatttaggatGAACCTTGTGACAGTGCTTTCAATAAATCTAACAGAGGTTTCTTCTTTGTCAACTCTCCctgatacatattttttttatttaacatttagttaactaggtaagtcagttaattaagGATCCACCCCTtcttttcaatttttgcctaaaatgacatacccaaatgtaactgcctgtagctcaagccctgaagcaaggatatgcatattcttgataccatttgaaaggaaacactttgaagtttgtggaaatgtgaaaggaatgtaggataatataacacattagatctggtaaaagataatacaaagaaaaaacaaaccgttgttttgtatttttttgtaccatcatctttgaaatgcaagagaaaggccataatgtattattccagcccaggtgcaattttgaCTTTGGAcaatagatggcagcagtgtacgcGCAACGTTttggactgatccaatgaaccattgtatttctgttcaaaattgtgtatcaagactgcccaaatgtgcctaatatgtttattaataacttttcaagttcaaaactgtgcactctcctcaaacaatagcatagtattctttcactgtaattgctactgtaaattggacagtgcagttagattaacaagaattaaagctttctgccaatatcagattagtctatgtcctgggaaatgttcttgttacttacaacctcatgctaattgcattagcctacgttagctcaaccgtcccgtggaggacccaccaatcctgaagaagatttattaagaacaacttcttatttacaatgacggcctacccagacaacgctgggccaattgtgcgccgccctatgggactcccaatcacagtcggatgtgattcagcctggattcgaaccagggactgtagtgtcgcctcttgcactgagatgcagtgccttagaccgctgcaccacttaggagcccctatataatgcactacttttgaccagagcccatatggGATAATGTCAACTATTATCTGGTTGTTTTGGTAGGTAAACGTTTGTTTGCTCCACTATGTGGATGTTTATGTGAACATAGATGTTATCTTGGCCGCTGTCTGTTTGATTTGTCAGTGATCCATCCACTTGTGTGATAACAGTGCTTTGCAGAGTATATCTTCCACTTGGTGAGAGAGAAACACAGTGAGCTGGCTGACTGTTGCTGCACTACCTCCCAGTCGCACAGACGTCACAAAGTACTGGCAGGCATCGTAATGACCAAAGGTAGGCTATGGACTgcgtccaaatggcaccctattccctatatatacagttccagtcaaaagtttggacacacctattcagtCAAGGGGTTTTcatcatttttactattttatacattgttttTATACATcataactttgaaataacacatatgaaaacacgtagtaaccacaaaagtgttaaataaatcaaaatatattttatatttgagattcttcaaagtagccactctttgccttgatgacagctttgcacactcttgcgttctctcaaccagcttcatgaggttgtcacctggaatgcatttctattaacaggtgtgccttgttaaaatttaatttgtggattttctttccttcttaatgcgtttgagccaatcagttttgttgtgacaaggtatgggtgatatacagaagatagccctatttggtaaaagaccaagcccatataatggcaagaacagctcaaatatgcaaaggaAAATGACTGTCCATCATGACTTTACGACATGAAGGtaagtcaatgcggaaaatgtaaagaactttgaagaactttttcttcaagtgcagtcgcaaaaaccatcaagctctatgatgaaactggctctcatgaggaccgccacaggaaaggaagactcagagttacttctgctgcagagaataagttcattagagttatttgcacctcagattgcagcccaaataaatgcttcacagagttcaagtaacagacacatcaactgtttagaggagactgcgtgaatcaggccttcatgatcgatttgctgcaaataaaccactactaaaggacaccaataagaagaagagacttgcttgggccaagaaacacgagcaatggacattagaccggtgaaaatctgtcctttagtctgatgcgtccatatttgagatttttggttccaaccgccgtgtctttgtgagacgcaga from Salvelinus fontinalis isolate EN_2023a chromosome 26, ASM2944872v1, whole genome shotgun sequence includes:
- the LOC129823977 gene encoding double-stranded RNA-specific editase B2-like, translating into MAAVLGNSTRTVGTSDCELRSQFKRRRRRSTRKERTSMLSSFIGPMKFRDIGTTTSRDHGDTSSTSSVEVKENRDSRNQVDYSTILQLGHHPSSALCTDISKRKTTVDCTMVPAHHPSALYTDISRGLSRTTALQRKQPLVEGKDRLLYELQLICKRTAHCLTSDSATTPSARWVGGRASRGSDATCQKTMMTSWSVTKKNALVHLNELRPGLQYEIVSQTGPVHAPVFAVGVEVNGLRFEGRGPTKKKAKMRAAELALRSFIQFPNAHQAHITMGNLNFINTTAATDFTSDQADLVPDTLFKEFQPEAQEDQIFNHRTGGKELQFEEPPAQAQLYRTVKKGQELLSSICNHGRLVRLTLDLMSSDNQKRQRIGSAIVGELRPVALLNELMPGLRYVCLTERKKGRPIRSFVMAVRVDGRVFEGCGRSKRLAKAEAAASALQDLFNISLGPERSISNTASWAKCAQLPQCFAEYIFHLVREKHSELADCCCTTSQSHRRHKVLAGIVMTKGFDLRRAQVVSLGTGTKCISGECVSDQGWAVNDCHAEVTTRRAFLRFLYAQLELFLCNRPGSLEQSIFVRDKESVYRLRDGILFHMYVSSSPCGDARLNCPYEITATHQSGYRFVRKLRCHLRMKMEGGEGTLPVSVLRANQKWDRGLPREPPVTMSCTDKIARWNILGLQGSLLSHLVEPVYLHSLTVGSLCHTGHLGRTMARRMGHIAPLPSSYRRNKLLLGCLSSSEGRQPGKSPSFSVNWSAGDGELEVVDVSTGRKDSGTPSRLCKRSFFTRWERLHHQLSSPGGVLDVEESLFLMSDSTTTLSARSVEGRVSPRNDDTCRKTMEEAMKTYCGAKMAAGAYQRARQKFVVSLQEAGLGIWNRKPPEQEHFQSRV